The Pseudomonas berkeleyensis genome includes a region encoding these proteins:
- the lysM gene encoding peptidoglycan-binding protein LysM, translating to MSLFAFVKDAGVKLWESLVGQEAQAAESLKEHVAKVGLGNPNIEVSVEGDKVIARGEVASQEEKEKILLALGNVAGVGEVDDQISVTTPAPEARFVTVKKGDTLSAIAKAEYGNANAYMKIFEANKPMLSHPDKIYPGQVLRIPE from the coding sequence ATGAGTCTGTTTGCCTTTGTCAAAGACGCCGGGGTCAAGCTCTGGGAGTCGCTGGTGGGTCAGGAGGCGCAGGCCGCCGAATCGCTCAAGGAGCATGTCGCCAAGGTTGGCCTGGGCAACCCGAACATCGAGGTCAGCGTCGAGGGCGACAAGGTCATCGCGCGCGGCGAAGTGGCCAGTCAGGAAGAGAAGGAAAAGATTCTCCTGGCGCTGGGCAACGTCGCTGGTGTCGGTGAGGTCGATGATCAGATCAGCGTGACCACGCCCGCGCCCGAAGCGCGCTTCGTCACGGTGAAGAAGGGCGACACGTTGAGCGCGATTGCCAAGGCCGAGTACGGCAATGCCAATGCCTACATGAAGATATTCGAAGCCAACAAGCCGATGCTCAGTCACCCAGACAAGATCTATCCGGGGCAGGTGTTGCGCATTCCCGAATAG